From Salarias fasciatus chromosome 12, fSalaFa1.1, whole genome shotgun sequence, the proteins below share one genomic window:
- the LOC115398345 gene encoding clustered mitochondria protein homolog isoform X2, producing the protein MKDKVRRGGGRSQAKADVIGVTFGNEAPVIKHDEDTFPVKIQGAGVESFELQVRGFWLVQDALASLLSRSEVCPRSNLSLSLAGATLDPLAPLQSLKGLRAGAILRLVEEPYGSRSARLHLARVVELLRASGPQDALRQGRSPSVLETLTQAQTAETGVANGKNLKRSSANAKTESSSSDGSPPEYLLPGSSERPLMALLPHSSQPEAPSYLKDLCLSCWNPPPGHRKLQGDFMYITVVTQEGRRYDVTSCPKGFFLNRSTEDVFDPRPVQSSPVCHCFTDLLSHISPAFKQAFTTLKSRPQQSPVEESPTAYHTLSWLGPPCASRIHKNTFSRLGVDEQAATQAPDWNEELQAARDLPERTLEERLHRDRALLQINSAFVKVVMQGAETIIDGFVEPVNGNPEDPAFLWGGLYMSQGAAGAVFGGERGRRAAQRMELTCVQAYSNLEDMQGLHTLPTAVVDYRGVRLSAQGLAPGLESSEQEEEVTPASRGLLYGINAGPQESPQRRKLLGFLASAAKALLLQKNVVVAPSGHRVPLFTSVDAQGLVGADGRLYILDVFRSLPADANFCPEAETESPPVTGEDENNPSNQSCKDGDDKKECEVGGWPEDYLSNHGLPRSFPHGLCRLRPELMRAFVQHKHCQFTQCVKENLDEHGGFEECATAGDARATEAVRAACKEVGSVSNIIFEMRFNPNVFSPGVTFPPAERESVNLQERLLKEAAAFILTHQIPDFVQFCLHSNEAPMDGSTLKQTLHQRGINLRYLGHLIKAIAQSEHRERLRHIMRVAIGEVFIRSTRRVFNSFLQGVDVPNASAAVSHFLGCLLVPHFTPPPVGEEAKKKSRRRGGRGAGAGAGAGAGAPENTPWSTLTGAELWNLVCQDAAETYSISDCLGSGLNHLVEHYGLQKLSLLREFCLKTGVQLKLKDYFLDNQSKSPISPDDILNIFPVVKHVHMPMVDAVKACGAAQTSIQKGLLDQALERLKEASYLFGRVCDNLHPEACYCHSMMAKVSYMQKKTAEARSIQLKAVVISERVLGFDHPNTIQQYVLLGVYMFAGGETALAQKCFLRARLLMLTVHGEDHPYMATLDSCLGLVMAEDHSGKFLKNALRLNTSFFGPTHPATALSQHLLAQWLCSKGDYRSAMTHEKEALTAFTSLYGEENTQTKSSKDFLSVITKQAVKVERTLRQAGAESQEQTVECINPTADTIVEQMVLATGIRRIAQSDKFQEYKQKHLERKAAARRELGIDDMSKQVAPQTVNGGEENSEQETGCGKEAEEAGNPVMENTTQGQEEEPLEETSVKSAAADSTSSHVKEAAEQSQPEEQTGADSESSASEVEAVNGATCDELKSEPGEKNGEINGEAEIATSPQAPKSPLTWADVVVSKAIVTNGTEGKAEVVNGGEDGVAVNGTAEE; encoded by the exons ATGAAGGACAAAGtgagaagaggagggggaagaagTCAAGCCAAGGCTG ATGTAATCGGCGTGACTTTTGGAAATGAAGCCCCTGTTATTAAACATGATGAGGACACGTTCCCTGTGAAGATCCAGGGAGCAGGAGTAGAGTCATTTGAACTTCAG GTCCGTGGATTTTGGCTCGTTCAGGATGCATTAGCGAGCCTGCTTTCGAGGAGTGAGGTGTGTCCACGTTCCAACCTGTCACTTTCCCTCGCTGGCGCAACCCTGGATCCACTTGCTCCACTGCAAAGCCTCAAGGGCCTCAGAGCTGGAGCCATCCTTCGCCTGGTGGAAG aaccCTACGGCTCTCGCTCAGCCAGGCTCCATCTGGCTcgtgtggtggagctgctgagagcGTCCGGACCTCAGGACGCTCTGAGACAAGGACGCTCGCCCAGCGTACTGGAGACACTCACGCAAGCACAAactgcag AAACTGGCGTCGCAAATGGAAAGAACCTGAAACGCTCGTCCGCCAACGCAAAAACAGAATCATCCAGCAGTGATGGCTCTCCGCCTGAGTACCTTCTCCCTGGTTCCTCAGAGAGACCGCTCATGGCTCTGCTACCACACAGCTCTCAACCAGAG GCTCCCAGTTACTTGAAGGACTTGTGTCTCAGCTGCTGGAACCCTCCTCCAGgacacaggaagctgcagggaGACTTCATGTACATCACAGTGGTCACTCAAGAGGGGCGCCGCTATGACGTTACATCCTGTCCGAAAGGTTTCTTCCTGAACAG GTCCACAGAAGATGTCTTTGATCCTCGTCCCGTCCAGTCCTCTCCAGTTTGTCACTGCTTCACTGACCTGCTCTCTCACATCAGCCCTGCGTTCAAACAAGCCTTCACCACACTGAAAAGCAG GCCTCAGCAGTCTCCAGTGGAGGAAAGTCCCACTGCTTACCACACACTGAGCTGGCTCGGGCCGCCCTGTGCCTCACGCATTCACAAAAACACCTTCAGTCGACTGGGAGTGGATGAACAGGCGGCAACACAG GCTCCAGACTGGAATGAGGAGTTACAAGCAGCCAGAGATCTGCCGGAACGAACcctggaggagaggctgcaTCGAGACAGAGCACTGCTACAG atcaacaGTGCATTTGTGAAGGTTGTCATGCAAGGGGCCGAGACCATCATCGATGGCTTTGTTGAGCCAGTTAATGGAAACCCGGAGGACCCGGCTTTCCTGTGGGGAGGGCTGTATATGAGCCAGGGGGCTGCAGGTGCAGTGTTTGGCGGTGAACGGGGTCGCAG GGCTGCTCAGAGGATGGAGCTCACTTGTGTGCAGGCCTACAGTAACTTAGAGGATATGCAGGGGCTCCACACTTTACCGACGGCTGTTGTAGACTACAGAGGGGTGCGTCTGTCAGCTCAGGGTCTCGCCCCTGGTTTGGAGAGCTcagaacaagaggaggaagtcaCTCCCGCATCGAG AGGTTTGCTGTACGGGATAAATGCAGGACCCCAAGAGTCCCCTCAGCGTAGAAAGCTACTTGGATTCTTAGCTTCAGCAGCCAAAGCTCTGTTGCTCCAAAAAAACGTTGTGGTGGCGCCCAGCGGTCACAGAGTGCCGCTCTTCACGTCCGTGGACGCTCAGGGACTGGTGGGCGCCGACGGGAGGCTGTACATACTGGATGTGTTCAGGAGCCTCCCAGCTGATGCGAACTTCTGTCCGGAGGCGGAGACAGAAAGTCCACCAGTTACTGGAGAAGATGAAAACAATCCGAGTAATCAGAGCTGTAAAGATGGCGACGACAAGAAGGAATGTGAAGTTGGAGGTTGGCCTGAGGACTACCTCTCCAACCACGGGCTCCCGAGAAGCTTTCCCCATGGCCTCTGCAGACTGAGGCCTGAGCTGATGAGAGCATTCGTCCAGCACAA ACACTGCCAGTTCACTCAGTGTGTCAAAGAGAATCTGGATGAACATGGAGGTTTTGAAGAATGTGCAACAGCTG GTGACGCTCGAGCCACCGAGGCAGTGCGAGCGGCGTGTAAGGAAGTGGGCTCCGTCAGTAACATCATCTTCGAGATGCGGTTTAACCCAAACGTATTTTCCCCAG GGGTGACTTTCCCTCCCGCTGAAAGAGAATCAGTAAATCTGCAGGAGAGGTTACTGAAAGAAGCTGCCGCTTTCATCCTCACTCACCAAATACCAGATTTC GTGCAGTTTTGCTTGCACAGTAATGAAGCGCCGATGGATGGAAGCACTCTGAAGCAGACACTACACCAGAGAGGCATCAACCTCCGGTACCTGGGCCACCTCATCAAGGCTATCGCTCAGTCAGAACACAGAGAGCGCCTGAGGCATATCATG AGAGTCGCCATCGGTGAAGTCTTCATCCGCTCAACCAGGAGAGTCTTCAACAGTTTCCTTCAG GGTGTGGATGTGCCGAATGCctctgcagctgtcagtcactTCCTCGGATGCCTATTGGTTCCCCACTTCACACCCCCTCCTGTGGGAGAGGAGGCGAAGAAGAAGTCgaggcggcgcggcggccggggggccggggccggggccggtgCCGGGGCCGGGGCCCCTGAAAACACGCCCTGGAGTACGCTCACAGGTGCTGAGCTGTGGAACCTGGTCTGTCAGGACGCTGCGGAGACGTACAGCATCTCCGACTGCCTGGG CTCGGGCCTCAACCACCTGGTGGAACACTACGGCCTCCAGAAGCTCTCCTTGCTCAGGGAGTTCTGCTTAAAGACTGGAGTACAG CTGAAACTGAAAGACTACTTCCTCGACAACCAAAGCAAATCCCCCATTAGTCCAGACGACATCCTCAACATCTTCCCTGTTGTCAAACACGTCCATATGCCAATGGTGGACGCTGTGAAGGCGTGCGGCGCTGCACAGACGTCTATTCAGAAGG GTCTGCTGGATCAGGCCCTTGAACGCCTCAAAGAAGCATCCTATCTGTTTGGCAGAGTGTGTGACAACCTGCACCCTGAGGCCTGCTACTGTCACAGCATGATGGCCAAAGTGTCGTACATGCAGAAGAAGACAGCCGAG GCTCGCAGCATCCAGCTGAAAGCCGTGGTCATCAGCGAGAGGGTGCTCGGCTTCGACCACCCCAACACCATCCAGCAATAC GTCCTCTTGGGCGTGTACATGTTTGCTGGAGGGGAGACGGCCCTGGCTCAGAAGTGCTTCCTCAGAGCTCGCCTGCTCATGTTGACGGTCCACGGAGAAGACCATCCATACATGGCGACGCTGGAC AGCTGCCTTGGCCTGGTGATGGCAGAAGACCACAGTGGGAAGTTTCTAAAGAACGCTTTGAGACTCAACACCTCCTTCTTTGGCCCCACACATCCTGCCACTGCTCTCAG TCAGCACCTGTTGGCTCAGTGGCTGTGCAGTAAAGGCGACTACAGAAGCGCCATGACGCATGAGAAAGAAGCCCTCACTGCTTTCACCTCACTG tatggggaagaaaacacacagacaaaaagcagcaaagacTTTCTGAGTGTTATCACCAAGCAAGCAGTGAAGGTGGAACGCACCCTCAGACAGGCAGGAGCCGAGAGCCAAGAGCAAACTGTGGAG TGTATAAACCCAACAGCGGACACCATCGTGGAGCAGATGGTTCTGGCCACAGGGATCAGAAGGATTGCACAAAG TGACAAATTCCAAGAGTACaagcagaaacatctggaaagaAAAGCTGCGGCGAGGAGGGAGCTGGGAATCGACGACATGAGCAAGCAGGTCGCCCCACAAACTGTAAACGGGGGAGAGGAAAACTCGGAGCAAGAAACAGGATGCGggaaggaagcagaggaggcaggaaaCCCTGTGATGGAGAATACCACCCAGGGCCAAGAGGAGGAACCGCTGGAGGAGACATCTGTGAAGAGTGCCGCCGCAGATTCGACCAGCAGTCACGTGAAGGAGGCGGCTGAGCAAAGCCAGCCCGAGGAGCAGACGGGTGCCGACAGCGAGAGCTCAGCCTCAGAGGTTGAGGCAGTAAACGGAGCAACGTGTGACGAGTTGAAGTCAGAGCCAGGAGAGAAAAACGGTGAAATAAATGGAGAAGCAGAAATCGCGACGAGCCCGCAGGCCCCTAAAAGTCCGCTGACCTGGGCGGATGTCGTCGTCTCAAAGGCGATCGTCACCAACGGAACGGAAGGGAAAGCTGAAGTGGTGAACGGTGGAGAAGACGGAGTCGCTGTCAATGGGACGGCCGAAGAGTGA
- the LOC115398345 gene encoding clustered mitochondria protein homolog isoform X1, with protein sequence MKDKVRRGGGRSQAKAGDVIGVTFGNEAPVIKHDEDTFPVKIQGAGVESFELQVRGFWLVQDALASLLSRSEVCPRSNLSLSLAGATLDPLAPLQSLKGLRAGAILRLVEEPYGSRSARLHLARVVELLRASGPQDALRQGRSPSVLETLTQAQTAETGVANGKNLKRSSANAKTESSSSDGSPPEYLLPGSSERPLMALLPHSSQPEAPSYLKDLCLSCWNPPPGHRKLQGDFMYITVVTQEGRRYDVTSCPKGFFLNRSTEDVFDPRPVQSSPVCHCFTDLLSHISPAFKQAFTTLKSRPQQSPVEESPTAYHTLSWLGPPCASRIHKNTFSRLGVDEQAATQAPDWNEELQAARDLPERTLEERLHRDRALLQINSAFVKVVMQGAETIIDGFVEPVNGNPEDPAFLWGGLYMSQGAAGAVFGGERGRRAAQRMELTCVQAYSNLEDMQGLHTLPTAVVDYRGVRLSAQGLAPGLESSEQEEEVTPASRGLLYGINAGPQESPQRRKLLGFLASAAKALLLQKNVVVAPSGHRVPLFTSVDAQGLVGADGRLYILDVFRSLPADANFCPEAETESPPVTGEDENNPSNQSCKDGDDKKECEVGGWPEDYLSNHGLPRSFPHGLCRLRPELMRAFVQHKHCQFTQCVKENLDEHGGFEECATAGDARATEAVRAACKEVGSVSNIIFEMRFNPNVFSPGVTFPPAERESVNLQERLLKEAAAFILTHQIPDFVQFCLHSNEAPMDGSTLKQTLHQRGINLRYLGHLIKAIAQSEHRERLRHIMRVAIGEVFIRSTRRVFNSFLQGVDVPNASAAVSHFLGCLLVPHFTPPPVGEEAKKKSRRRGGRGAGAGAGAGAGAPENTPWSTLTGAELWNLVCQDAAETYSISDCLGSGLNHLVEHYGLQKLSLLREFCLKTGVQLKLKDYFLDNQSKSPISPDDILNIFPVVKHVHMPMVDAVKACGAAQTSIQKGLLDQALERLKEASYLFGRVCDNLHPEACYCHSMMAKVSYMQKKTAEARSIQLKAVVISERVLGFDHPNTIQQYVLLGVYMFAGGETALAQKCFLRARLLMLTVHGEDHPYMATLDSCLGLVMAEDHSGKFLKNALRLNTSFFGPTHPATALSQHLLAQWLCSKGDYRSAMTHEKEALTAFTSLYGEENTQTKSSKDFLSVITKQAVKVERTLRQAGAESQEQTVECINPTADTIVEQMVLATGIRRIAQSDKFQEYKQKHLERKAAARRELGIDDMSKQVAPQTVNGGEENSEQETGCGKEAEEAGNPVMENTTQGQEEEPLEETSVKSAAADSTSSHVKEAAEQSQPEEQTGADSESSASEVEAVNGATCDELKSEPGEKNGEINGEAEIATSPQAPKSPLTWADVVVSKAIVTNGTEGKAEVVNGGEDGVAVNGTAEE encoded by the exons ATGAAGGACAAAGtgagaagaggagggggaagaagTCAAGCCAAGGCTGGTG ATGTAATCGGCGTGACTTTTGGAAATGAAGCCCCTGTTATTAAACATGATGAGGACACGTTCCCTGTGAAGATCCAGGGAGCAGGAGTAGAGTCATTTGAACTTCAG GTCCGTGGATTTTGGCTCGTTCAGGATGCATTAGCGAGCCTGCTTTCGAGGAGTGAGGTGTGTCCACGTTCCAACCTGTCACTTTCCCTCGCTGGCGCAACCCTGGATCCACTTGCTCCACTGCAAAGCCTCAAGGGCCTCAGAGCTGGAGCCATCCTTCGCCTGGTGGAAG aaccCTACGGCTCTCGCTCAGCCAGGCTCCATCTGGCTcgtgtggtggagctgctgagagcGTCCGGACCTCAGGACGCTCTGAGACAAGGACGCTCGCCCAGCGTACTGGAGACACTCACGCAAGCACAAactgcag AAACTGGCGTCGCAAATGGAAAGAACCTGAAACGCTCGTCCGCCAACGCAAAAACAGAATCATCCAGCAGTGATGGCTCTCCGCCTGAGTACCTTCTCCCTGGTTCCTCAGAGAGACCGCTCATGGCTCTGCTACCACACAGCTCTCAACCAGAG GCTCCCAGTTACTTGAAGGACTTGTGTCTCAGCTGCTGGAACCCTCCTCCAGgacacaggaagctgcagggaGACTTCATGTACATCACAGTGGTCACTCAAGAGGGGCGCCGCTATGACGTTACATCCTGTCCGAAAGGTTTCTTCCTGAACAG GTCCACAGAAGATGTCTTTGATCCTCGTCCCGTCCAGTCCTCTCCAGTTTGTCACTGCTTCACTGACCTGCTCTCTCACATCAGCCCTGCGTTCAAACAAGCCTTCACCACACTGAAAAGCAG GCCTCAGCAGTCTCCAGTGGAGGAAAGTCCCACTGCTTACCACACACTGAGCTGGCTCGGGCCGCCCTGTGCCTCACGCATTCACAAAAACACCTTCAGTCGACTGGGAGTGGATGAACAGGCGGCAACACAG GCTCCAGACTGGAATGAGGAGTTACAAGCAGCCAGAGATCTGCCGGAACGAACcctggaggagaggctgcaTCGAGACAGAGCACTGCTACAG atcaacaGTGCATTTGTGAAGGTTGTCATGCAAGGGGCCGAGACCATCATCGATGGCTTTGTTGAGCCAGTTAATGGAAACCCGGAGGACCCGGCTTTCCTGTGGGGAGGGCTGTATATGAGCCAGGGGGCTGCAGGTGCAGTGTTTGGCGGTGAACGGGGTCGCAG GGCTGCTCAGAGGATGGAGCTCACTTGTGTGCAGGCCTACAGTAACTTAGAGGATATGCAGGGGCTCCACACTTTACCGACGGCTGTTGTAGACTACAGAGGGGTGCGTCTGTCAGCTCAGGGTCTCGCCCCTGGTTTGGAGAGCTcagaacaagaggaggaagtcaCTCCCGCATCGAG AGGTTTGCTGTACGGGATAAATGCAGGACCCCAAGAGTCCCCTCAGCGTAGAAAGCTACTTGGATTCTTAGCTTCAGCAGCCAAAGCTCTGTTGCTCCAAAAAAACGTTGTGGTGGCGCCCAGCGGTCACAGAGTGCCGCTCTTCACGTCCGTGGACGCTCAGGGACTGGTGGGCGCCGACGGGAGGCTGTACATACTGGATGTGTTCAGGAGCCTCCCAGCTGATGCGAACTTCTGTCCGGAGGCGGAGACAGAAAGTCCACCAGTTACTGGAGAAGATGAAAACAATCCGAGTAATCAGAGCTGTAAAGATGGCGACGACAAGAAGGAATGTGAAGTTGGAGGTTGGCCTGAGGACTACCTCTCCAACCACGGGCTCCCGAGAAGCTTTCCCCATGGCCTCTGCAGACTGAGGCCTGAGCTGATGAGAGCATTCGTCCAGCACAA ACACTGCCAGTTCACTCAGTGTGTCAAAGAGAATCTGGATGAACATGGAGGTTTTGAAGAATGTGCAACAGCTG GTGACGCTCGAGCCACCGAGGCAGTGCGAGCGGCGTGTAAGGAAGTGGGCTCCGTCAGTAACATCATCTTCGAGATGCGGTTTAACCCAAACGTATTTTCCCCAG GGGTGACTTTCCCTCCCGCTGAAAGAGAATCAGTAAATCTGCAGGAGAGGTTACTGAAAGAAGCTGCCGCTTTCATCCTCACTCACCAAATACCAGATTTC GTGCAGTTTTGCTTGCACAGTAATGAAGCGCCGATGGATGGAAGCACTCTGAAGCAGACACTACACCAGAGAGGCATCAACCTCCGGTACCTGGGCCACCTCATCAAGGCTATCGCTCAGTCAGAACACAGAGAGCGCCTGAGGCATATCATG AGAGTCGCCATCGGTGAAGTCTTCATCCGCTCAACCAGGAGAGTCTTCAACAGTTTCCTTCAG GGTGTGGATGTGCCGAATGCctctgcagctgtcagtcactTCCTCGGATGCCTATTGGTTCCCCACTTCACACCCCCTCCTGTGGGAGAGGAGGCGAAGAAGAAGTCgaggcggcgcggcggccggggggccggggccggggccggtgCCGGGGCCGGGGCCCCTGAAAACACGCCCTGGAGTACGCTCACAGGTGCTGAGCTGTGGAACCTGGTCTGTCAGGACGCTGCGGAGACGTACAGCATCTCCGACTGCCTGGG CTCGGGCCTCAACCACCTGGTGGAACACTACGGCCTCCAGAAGCTCTCCTTGCTCAGGGAGTTCTGCTTAAAGACTGGAGTACAG CTGAAACTGAAAGACTACTTCCTCGACAACCAAAGCAAATCCCCCATTAGTCCAGACGACATCCTCAACATCTTCCCTGTTGTCAAACACGTCCATATGCCAATGGTGGACGCTGTGAAGGCGTGCGGCGCTGCACAGACGTCTATTCAGAAGG GTCTGCTGGATCAGGCCCTTGAACGCCTCAAAGAAGCATCCTATCTGTTTGGCAGAGTGTGTGACAACCTGCACCCTGAGGCCTGCTACTGTCACAGCATGATGGCCAAAGTGTCGTACATGCAGAAGAAGACAGCCGAG GCTCGCAGCATCCAGCTGAAAGCCGTGGTCATCAGCGAGAGGGTGCTCGGCTTCGACCACCCCAACACCATCCAGCAATAC GTCCTCTTGGGCGTGTACATGTTTGCTGGAGGGGAGACGGCCCTGGCTCAGAAGTGCTTCCTCAGAGCTCGCCTGCTCATGTTGACGGTCCACGGAGAAGACCATCCATACATGGCGACGCTGGAC AGCTGCCTTGGCCTGGTGATGGCAGAAGACCACAGTGGGAAGTTTCTAAAGAACGCTTTGAGACTCAACACCTCCTTCTTTGGCCCCACACATCCTGCCACTGCTCTCAG TCAGCACCTGTTGGCTCAGTGGCTGTGCAGTAAAGGCGACTACAGAAGCGCCATGACGCATGAGAAAGAAGCCCTCACTGCTTTCACCTCACTG tatggggaagaaaacacacagacaaaaagcagcaaagacTTTCTGAGTGTTATCACCAAGCAAGCAGTGAAGGTGGAACGCACCCTCAGACAGGCAGGAGCCGAGAGCCAAGAGCAAACTGTGGAG TGTATAAACCCAACAGCGGACACCATCGTGGAGCAGATGGTTCTGGCCACAGGGATCAGAAGGATTGCACAAAG TGACAAATTCCAAGAGTACaagcagaaacatctggaaagaAAAGCTGCGGCGAGGAGGGAGCTGGGAATCGACGACATGAGCAAGCAGGTCGCCCCACAAACTGTAAACGGGGGAGAGGAAAACTCGGAGCAAGAAACAGGATGCGggaaggaagcagaggaggcaggaaaCCCTGTGATGGAGAATACCACCCAGGGCCAAGAGGAGGAACCGCTGGAGGAGACATCTGTGAAGAGTGCCGCCGCAGATTCGACCAGCAGTCACGTGAAGGAGGCGGCTGAGCAAAGCCAGCCCGAGGAGCAGACGGGTGCCGACAGCGAGAGCTCAGCCTCAGAGGTTGAGGCAGTAAACGGAGCAACGTGTGACGAGTTGAAGTCAGAGCCAGGAGAGAAAAACGGTGAAATAAATGGAGAAGCAGAAATCGCGACGAGCCCGCAGGCCCCTAAAAGTCCGCTGACCTGGGCGGATGTCGTCGTCTCAAAGGCGATCGTCACCAACGGAACGGAAGGGAAAGCTGAAGTGGTGAACGGTGGAGAAGACGGAGTCGCTGTCAATGGGACGGCCGAAGAGTGA
- the ddhd2 gene encoding phospholipase DDHD2, whose amino-acid sequence MSVSRGEEGGLSQAEAAPNNNNNPQDLFESPSQAVATGTTQEDQHSSRLLFKETMNQVSPAVDEASPSSTSSFEMLDMNSVPAPYQEVQPHWFFCRRADDSTSWLPFSRGDSDRLENACNSVQGQEGDLVVAVDGERYDVHVKERKRYAVYWEQAPTEVRRCTWFYKGDKDTRFMPYPEDFSQRLEEAYMIAVTLDEWKRKLDFPTGETVMLHNPKLIMQYQPIGLQDEWATSPSEQTRPRTVKRGVESISVEIPDEEPEKVDHLVFMVHGIGPACDLRFRSIIQCVNDFRSASLSLLASHYKRGQQDGQVGRVEFLPVNWHSALHGDATGVDEDIQRITLPSISRLRHFTNDTLLDLFFYNSPTYCQTIVDTVASEINRLHSLFKRRHPEFHGTFSVVGHSLGSLILFDLLTNQRNESETREGVQPGEPCPANCDTLEQTLTRLGLQQYLETLRAENLDSESLALCHDSDLKELGIPLGPRKKILNYFRRRMFPEGCRTGAGRQVPELQVPSQETTDNNTDQTSGLSAQQSQFHRTQSVTSAVDYEYFNVGIGQTNGGIAKGQVSINYPQLAFHPQTFFAFGSPIGMFLTVRGLKHIDPNYSFPTCKSFYNIYHPYDPVAYRIEPMIVSDVDLEPMLIPHHKGRKRMHLELKDSLTRMGMDLKNNVLGSLRTAWQSFARMPVAALPPVEEGENSIEKNLQEAHADVCEEAESPVSTEQMEQLEQPEIKMGMLNEGRRIDYVLQEKPIESFNEYLFAIQSHLCYWESEDTALLLLKEIYDKLGVPFEQPQQS is encoded by the exons ATGTCCGTCAgccggggtgaggaggggggtcTGTCTCAGGCTGAGGCTGccccaaacaacaacaacaacccccAAGACCTGTTTGAAAGCCCCTCTCAAGCTGTGGCCACTGGAACCACACAGGAGGATCAG CATAGCAGTAGACTGCTCTTTAAAGAAACTATGAATCAG gTTTCTCCTGCAGTTGATGAAGCCTCTCCTTCTTCCACATCGTCTTTTGAGATGCTTGACATGAATTCAGTTCCAGCTCCTTACCAGGAAGTTCAGCCTCACTGGTTCTTCTGTCGACGGGCTGATGACAGCACGTCTTGGCTCCCCTTCAGCAGAGGAGACTCTGATAGACTAGAGAATGCCTGCAACTCTG TTCAAGGTCAGGAAGGTGATCTGGTGGTTGCTGTGGATGGAGAGCGATACGATGTACATGTCAAGGAGAGGAAGCGCTATGCTGTGTACTGGGAGCAAGCTCCTACTGAAGTCCGCCGCTGTACCTGGTTTTACAAAGGAGACAAAGACACCAGGTTCATGCCTTACCCCGAGGACTTCAGCCAACGTCTGGAG GAAGCCTATATGATAGCCGTGACCTTAGATGAATGGAAAAGGAAACTGGACTTCCCCACAGGAGAGACTGTCATGCTGCACAATCCAAAG CTGATAATGCAGTATCAGCCAATAGGATTGCAGGATGAGTGGGCCACCTCCCCCTCAGAACAGACCCGGCCGCGAACTGTCAAGAGAGGAGTTGAAAGCATCTCTGTGGAAATACCTGACG AGGAGCCAGAAAAAGTGGACCACCTTGTCTTCATGGTGCACGGCATCGGCCCTGCCTGTGACCTGCGCTTCAGATCCATCATACAGTGTG TAAATGACTTCAGGAGTGCTTCCCTATCCCTTCTGGCATCTCATTATAAGCGTGGCCAGCAGGATGGCCAGGTGGGCCGAGTGGAGTTCCTCCCTGTCAACTGGCACAGTGCTCTGCATGGGGACGCCACTGGTGTGGACGA GGACATCCAGAGGATCACTCTCCCCAGCATCAGCAGGCTGCGACATTTCACCAACGACACGCTGCTCGACTTATTTTTCTATAACAGCCCCACCTACTGCCAGACCATAGTGGACACGGTGGCCTCCGAGATCAACAGGCTGCACTCCCTCTTCAAGCGGCGGCACCCAGAATTTCATGGAACATTCTCGGTTGTGGGACACAGCCTGG GTTCACTGATCCTGTTTGACCTGCTGACCAATCAAAGGAATGAATCTGAAACCAGAGAGGGG GTGCAACCGGGTGAACCCTGCCCTGCAAACTGTGACACTTTGGAGCAGACTCTGACCAGACTGGGCCTACAGCAATATCTGGAGACGCTGCGGGCGGAAAACCTTGACTCGGAGTCATtg GCTCTCTGCCACGACAGTGATCTAAAAGAGTTGGGGATTCCTCTGGGACCACGAAAGAAGATTTTGAactacttcaggaggaggatgtTTCCAGAG GGCTGTAGGACAGGAGCAGGACGTCAGGTTCCGGAGCTGCAAGTTCCATCTCAAGAGACTACAGACAACAATACGGACCAGACTTCAGGACTGAGCGCACAGCAGTCCCAGTTCCACAGAACGCAGAGCGTCACCAGCGCCGTGGACTACGAGTACTTTAACGTCGGCATCGGACAG ACCAATGGAGGCATAGCCAAGGGACAG GTCTCCATCAATTACCCACAGCTGGCATTCCACCCTCAGacattttttgcttttggcTCTCCAATTGGGATGTTCCTGACTGTGCGTGGACTTAAACACATTGATCCAAACTACAGCTTCCCAACCTGCAAGAGCTTCTATAACATCTATCACCCA tATGACCCTGTTGCATATCGGATAGAACCCATGATTGTTTCAGACGTGGATCTGGAGCCCATGCTCATCCCGCATCATAAAGGCCGCAAGCGGATGCACCTTG AGCTTAAGGACAGCTTGACCCGTATGGGTATGGATTTGAAGAACAACGTGCTTGGATCCTTGCGGACAGCGTGGCAGTCCTTCGCCAGAATGCCTGTGGCTGCACTACCTCCAGTGGAAGAAGGAGAAAATTCCATTGAGAAAAACCTTCAGGAAGCAcatg CAGACGTGTGTGAGGAGGCGGAATCCCCAGTGTCAACGGAGCagatggagcagctggagcagccgGAGATCAAAATGGGAATGCTGAATGAAGGGAGACGGATCGACTACGTGCTTCAAGAAAAGCCAATTGAGAGCTTTAATGAATACTTGTTTGCCATCCAGTCCCATCTCTGTTACTG GGAGTCTGAGGACACGgcgctcctgctgctgaaggagattTACGACAAGCTCGGCGTGCCCTTCGAACAGCCACAGCAGTCATAA